A genome region from Microbacterium terricola includes the following:
- the glgX gene encoding glycogen debranching protein GlgX, translating to MHAWPGSSYPLGATFDGNGTNFALFSEGAERVELCLFGDRGKETRVPLVDVDAFVWHAYLPTVAPGQRYGYRVHGDYDPSTGKRFNPNKLLLDPYAKAVEGQVEWNQSVFPYQFGDPDSRNDDDSAASMMKAVVINPFFDWAGDRLPKTPYSETVIYEAHVKGLTKLHPEIPEEIRGTYSALAHPATIAHLKRLGVTAIELMPVHQFVDDSTLQEKGLSNYWGYNTIAFLAPQNTYSSSGQRGQQVQEFKGMVRALHAAGIEVILDVVYNHTAEGNHLGPMLSMRGIDNAAYYRLEDKDPRYYTDYTGTGNSLNVGNPHALQLIMDSLRYWVLEMHVDGFRFDLAAALAREFYDVDRLAAFFELVQQDPVVSQVKLIAEPWDVGPGGYQVGNFPPQWTEWNGKYRDTVRDFWHGEASTLGEFASRLTGSADLYEHSGRRPVASINFVTAHDGFTLRDLVSYNDKHNDANGEDGRDGESHNRSSNHGVEGPTDDPAIRTIRGRQQRNFLATLLLSQGVPMLLHGDELGRTQRGNNNVYAQDNELSWLDWESADQPLIEFTAALTRLRREHPTFRRRRFFNGRPVRREEGEPIPDIGWLRPDGTQMQPEDWDSGFGRAIGVFLNGDGIRERDRRGNPIEDDHFIILFNAGDDPVDFHIPEVEASPVWDVLVDTAGEHTNAVIEPGTSLTLPSKALVVLCEHHDVVGDSDHSVAASLAQAQTGAIDEITGAAPRPEVQR from the coding sequence ATGCACGCCTGGCCAGGATCCAGCTACCCGCTCGGTGCCACGTTCGACGGCAACGGCACCAATTTCGCCCTCTTCAGCGAGGGTGCCGAACGCGTGGAGCTCTGTCTCTTCGGCGACCGCGGCAAGGAGACGCGCGTCCCGCTCGTCGACGTCGATGCCTTCGTGTGGCACGCCTATCTCCCGACGGTGGCACCGGGCCAGCGCTACGGCTACCGCGTGCACGGCGACTACGACCCGTCGACGGGCAAGCGCTTCAACCCGAACAAGCTCCTGCTCGACCCGTATGCGAAGGCCGTCGAGGGGCAGGTCGAGTGGAACCAGTCGGTGTTCCCGTATCAGTTCGGCGACCCCGACTCGCGCAACGACGACGACTCCGCGGCCTCGATGATGAAGGCCGTGGTGATCAACCCGTTCTTCGACTGGGCGGGCGACCGGCTGCCGAAGACCCCGTACTCCGAGACGGTCATCTACGAGGCGCACGTGAAGGGCCTGACCAAGCTGCACCCGGAGATCCCCGAGGAGATCCGCGGCACGTACAGCGCACTGGCTCATCCGGCGACCATCGCGCACCTGAAGCGGCTCGGCGTGACGGCGATCGAGCTGATGCCCGTGCACCAGTTCGTCGACGACTCGACCCTGCAGGAGAAGGGGCTGTCGAACTACTGGGGCTACAACACGATCGCCTTCCTCGCGCCCCAGAACACGTACTCCTCGAGCGGGCAGCGCGGACAGCAGGTGCAGGAGTTCAAGGGGATGGTGCGCGCGCTGCACGCCGCCGGCATCGAGGTGATCCTCGACGTCGTCTACAACCACACCGCAGAGGGGAACCATCTCGGACCCATGCTCTCCATGCGCGGGATCGACAACGCCGCGTACTACCGGCTCGAGGACAAGGATCCGCGGTACTACACCGACTACACGGGCACGGGCAACAGCCTCAACGTCGGCAACCCGCACGCGCTCCAGCTGATCATGGACTCGCTGCGGTACTGGGTGCTCGAGATGCACGTCGACGGGTTCCGCTTCGACCTGGCCGCGGCCCTGGCGCGCGAGTTCTACGACGTCGACCGCCTGGCCGCCTTCTTCGAGCTCGTGCAGCAGGATCCGGTGGTCTCGCAGGTGAAGCTCATCGCCGAGCCGTGGGACGTCGGGCCGGGCGGCTACCAGGTGGGCAACTTCCCGCCGCAGTGGACCGAGTGGAACGGCAAGTACCGCGACACCGTGCGCGACTTCTGGCACGGGGAGGCCTCGACGCTGGGCGAGTTCGCCTCGCGCCTGACCGGTTCCGCCGACCTGTACGAGCACTCCGGCCGTCGTCCGGTGGCCTCGATCAACTTCGTCACCGCGCACGACGGGTTCACCCTGCGCGATCTGGTGTCCTACAACGACAAGCACAATGACGCGAACGGCGAGGATGGCCGCGACGGCGAATCGCACAACCGCTCCTCCAACCACGGTGTCGAGGGGCCGACCGACGATCCGGCGATCCGCACCATCCGAGGGCGCCAGCAGCGCAACTTCCTCGCGACGCTGCTCCTCAGCCAGGGCGTGCCCATGCTGCTGCACGGCGACGAGCTCGGACGCACCCAGCGGGGCAACAACAACGTCTACGCGCAGGACAACGAGCTGTCCTGGCTCGACTGGGAGAGCGCCGACCAGCCGCTCATCGAGTTCACCGCCGCCCTCACGCGACTGCGGCGCGAGCACCCGACGTTCCGCCGCCGCCGCTTCTTCAACGGCCGTCCGGTCCGCCGCGAGGAAGGGGAGCCGATCCCCGACATCGGCTGGCTGCGACCCGACGGCACGCAGATGCAGCCCGAGGACTGGGATTCCGGCTTCGGGCGGGCGATCGGCGTCTTCCTCAACGGCGACGGCATCCGCGAGCGTGACCGCCGCGGCAACCCGATCGAGGACGACCACTTCATCATCCTGTTCAACGCGGGCGATGACCCAGTCGACTTCCACATCCCCGAGGTGGAGGCGAGTCCCGTCTGGGACGTCCTCGTCGACACGGCGGGCGAGCACACGAACGCGGTCATCGAGCCCGGCACATCCCTGACGCTGCCGTCGAAGGCCCTCGTCGTGCTGTGCGAGCATCATGACGTCGTCGGCGACAGCGATCACTCGGTCGCCGCGTCGCTGGCGCAGGCGCAGACCGGCGCCATCGACGAGATCACGGGGGCCGCGCCGCGACCGGAGGT
- the nirB gene encoding nitrite reductase large subunit NirB, whose translation MHNSGPAPRHAVVVGGGMVAHRFVESLLSRSGERWRITVIGEEPRDPYDRVGLTGFFAGATADDLTLDRSVLADERVEFLRGETVVEIDRAERRVRTRTGRRVPYDRLVLATGSYAARLAVDGFGLEGCFVYRTLDDVEALRTFVQRRTQALGRPLTGTVIGGGLLGLEAAGALQGLDVDCAVIQSADRLMSAQLDLPAGDALRRIVEQRGIRVRTGTVTTRLDPDRSGAVAGLEFRDGDYAATDVVVFTVGVRPRDEIARQAGLDVHPRGGVLIDDRCQTSDPDILAVGEVANFAGQCVGLVAPGYAMAEVAATRLLDGDATFPGFDLSTKLKLSGVDVASFGDAFATTPGALDVVYADPVAGVYKKLVLSDDAKTLLGGILVGDASAYGSLRPLVGGALGGDPAAYLMPEDGVAAPTGDLPDTALVCSCNSVTAGTIRTAVHEEGCADVTSVKACTKAGAACGSCVTMIKKIVGVELAKTGATLSSALCEHFEMSRRQLFDAVRVSGLATFSGVIERFGTGRGCDICKPALASILSTLVGGHVLSGENAALQDTNDHVMANLQKDGSYSVVPRIPGGEITPAGLVVIGQVAEDFGLYTKITGGQRIDLFGARLEQLPAVWKRLVDAGFESGHAYGKSLRTVKSCVGSTWCRYGVQDSVGMAVQLELRYRGLRSPHKLKLGVSGCARECAEARGKDVGVIATEAGWNMYVGGNGGFTPRHAVLLAEGLDDEALLTAIDRFLMYYIFTADRLQRTAPWFEELDGGIDGLRAVIFDDSLGICADLDAAMARHIEGYEDEWKATLQDPQKLRRFASFVNAPATPDPSLAYTVERGQPRPATAAERTDVGVFIAGTTLEVRR comes from the coding sequence ATGCACAACTCCGGTCCGGCACCCCGCCACGCCGTGGTGGTCGGCGGCGGGATGGTGGCGCACCGGTTCGTCGAGAGTCTGCTCAGCCGTTCCGGCGAACGGTGGCGGATCACGGTCATCGGCGAGGAGCCGCGCGATCCGTACGACCGCGTCGGTCTCACCGGGTTCTTCGCGGGCGCGACGGCTGACGATCTGACGCTGGACCGCTCGGTCCTGGCGGACGAACGGGTCGAGTTCCTGCGCGGTGAGACGGTCGTCGAGATCGATCGCGCCGAGCGCAGGGTGCGCACCAGGACGGGACGCCGAGTCCCGTACGACCGGCTCGTGCTCGCGACCGGGTCCTACGCCGCTCGGCTTGCGGTGGACGGCTTCGGCCTGGAGGGATGCTTCGTCTACCGCACGCTGGATGACGTCGAGGCACTGCGCACTTTCGTGCAACGACGGACTCAGGCGCTGGGGCGCCCGCTGACCGGCACGGTGATCGGTGGCGGCTTGCTCGGCCTGGAGGCAGCGGGCGCACTGCAGGGACTCGACGTCGACTGCGCCGTGATCCAGTCCGCCGACCGCCTCATGTCGGCGCAGCTCGACCTCCCCGCGGGCGACGCGTTGCGGCGGATCGTCGAGCAGCGGGGCATCCGCGTGCGCACAGGGACCGTGACGACGCGCCTGGACCCCGACCGCTCCGGCGCCGTCGCCGGTTTGGAGTTCCGCGACGGCGATTACGCTGCCACTGACGTCGTGGTCTTCACCGTGGGGGTGCGCCCGAGAGACGAGATCGCCCGCCAGGCGGGCCTCGACGTGCACCCGCGCGGCGGCGTGCTGATCGACGACAGATGCCAGACCAGCGATCCGGACATCCTCGCCGTGGGCGAGGTCGCCAACTTCGCCGGCCAATGCGTGGGCCTCGTCGCCCCTGGCTACGCGATGGCGGAGGTCGCCGCGACCCGCCTGCTCGATGGCGATGCCACCTTCCCTGGTTTCGATCTGTCCACCAAGCTGAAGCTCTCCGGCGTGGACGTCGCCAGCTTCGGGGACGCCTTCGCCACGACCCCGGGCGCACTCGATGTCGTCTACGCCGATCCGGTCGCCGGCGTCTACAAGAAGCTCGTCCTCTCCGACGATGCGAAGACCCTGCTCGGCGGCATCCTGGTCGGCGACGCGTCGGCGTACGGATCGCTACGTCCGCTTGTCGGCGGAGCTCTCGGCGGTGATCCGGCCGCGTACCTCATGCCCGAGGACGGCGTCGCGGCCCCCACGGGCGATCTGCCGGACACCGCCCTAGTGTGCTCGTGCAACAGTGTGACCGCCGGCACGATCCGGACCGCGGTGCACGAGGAGGGCTGCGCCGACGTCACATCGGTGAAGGCATGCACGAAGGCCGGCGCCGCGTGCGGCTCGTGCGTCACGATGATCAAGAAGATCGTCGGCGTGGAGCTCGCGAAGACCGGCGCCACCCTCAGCAGCGCTCTCTGCGAGCACTTCGAGATGTCTCGCCGGCAGCTCTTCGACGCTGTCCGCGTGTCGGGGCTCGCCACCTTCAGCGGCGTCATCGAGCGGTTCGGGACCGGGCGCGGGTGCGACATCTGCAAGCCGGCGCTCGCCAGCATCCTGTCCACCCTGGTCGGCGGTCACGTCCTCTCGGGCGAGAACGCGGCTCTGCAGGACACCAACGACCACGTCATGGCGAACCTGCAGAAGGATGGCAGCTACTCGGTCGTGCCACGCATCCCCGGCGGCGAGATCACCCCCGCCGGACTGGTCGTCATAGGCCAGGTGGCGGAGGACTTCGGCCTCTACACGAAGATCACCGGCGGCCAGCGGATCGACCTCTTCGGCGCACGCCTCGAGCAGCTCCCCGCCGTGTGGAAGCGGCTCGTCGATGCCGGGTTCGAATCGGGCCACGCCTACGGGAAGTCCCTGCGCACCGTGAAGTCGTGCGTCGGCTCCACCTGGTGCCGCTACGGCGTGCAGGACTCGGTCGGCATGGCGGTGCAGCTCGAGCTGCGGTATCGGGGCCTGCGCTCGCCCCACAAGCTCAAGCTCGGTGTCTCGGGCTGCGCACGCGAGTGCGCGGAAGCGCGGGGCAAGGACGTCGGCGTCATCGCGACCGAGGCCGGCTGGAACATGTACGTCGGCGGCAACGGCGGCTTCACCCCCCGGCACGCGGTGCTGCTCGCGGAGGGGCTCGACGACGAGGCGCTGCTCACCGCCATCGACCGCTTCCTGATGTACTACATCTTCACGGCCGATCGACTGCAGCGCACTGCCCCGTGGTTCGAGGAGCTCGACGGCGGCATCGACGGGCTTCGCGCGGTGATCTTCGACGACAGCCTCGGCATCTGCGCCGATCTGGACGCCGCGATGGCTCGCCACATCGAGGGGTACGAGGACGAATGGAAGGCCACGCTGCAGGACCCGCAGAAGCTCCGCCGGTTCGCATCGTTCGTGAACGCACCCGCAACGCCGGACCCCTCGCTCGCCTACACCGTCGAGCGCGGGCAGCCGCGGCCGGCCACCGCGGCCGAACGGACCGACGTGGGTGTGTTCATCGCCGGTACGACCCTGGAGGTGCGGCGATGA
- the nirD gene encoding nitrite reductase small subunit NirD has product MSAWQRLCDVADLEVERGRAALVGSTQLALFLTHSGRVFAVSNLDPYSGAHVISRGIVGTRQDVPTVASPMYKQVFDLRTGSCLDTQGKDPRDLVTWPVALEDGAVFVKIEETA; this is encoded by the coding sequence ATGAGCGCCTGGCAGCGCCTCTGCGACGTGGCCGACCTCGAGGTCGAGCGCGGCCGGGCGGCGCTGGTGGGAAGCACACAGCTGGCGCTCTTCCTCACGCACTCCGGCCGGGTGTTCGCGGTGTCCAACCTGGACCCCTACAGCGGTGCGCATGTGATCTCGCGAGGCATCGTGGGGACGCGGCAGGATGTGCCGACGGTGGCGTCCCCGATGTACAAGCAGGTGTTCGACCTGCGTACCGGCTCCTGCCTGGACACGCAGGGCAAGGACCCACGCGATCTGGTGACCTGGCCGGTTGCGCTGGAGGACGGCGCGGTGTTCGTGAAGATCGAGGAGACGGCATGA